TTTTGTTTCAACTCCCACAATTTAGGCCGGACGGTGGCGGTATATAAATAAAGCCTGTCATCATATTTATAAAAAGGTGCGTAAGATATTTTTTCTATATATCCACTTAAGTATCTTGTCGGTGTGGATTTATTTTTTATTTCTACAGTGAGTATCGTATTATGCAGTGATATTGGGTCCGACAATCTCTTCTTACTCAATAATTCAACCTCAAACTTGTAGGCTTCAGATAACCTTTCCACCCCTTTAAGGGATTTGAAATATAAAGACTTATCAGATAATGAGCTATGTGCGATAAACTTTCTTTTCATGGGATATCCTTGCTTTTGTTTAAAGCTACCGCATATTCCTTGCAGGGCAGGGAACATACAAAAAGAGGGGGTAATATAGGGTGATGGCTTCTCTGGTATGAGTTAAGCAGAATGTTGACTATTTGCAATCTGTGGCTGCTATTCTGTTGATGAAATATATAAGTTTATTTTTATCGTTTTGTCCGGTTTTATTACTATAGATATGTATGTGTTTATTAAGTAAGATTTTTTAAAGATTGCAAATTTATTTAACACTGTAAATGGTTTAACTCTGTTGATTAAATCTTATTTTAGATTGGAATGCGTAACTAAATGGCTTGCCAAAATGGTAGGAGTCTCAAAGAAACTCAGTCCTATTTTTGCGAATGTCTTGATTGCAATAAAAGAAACCGCAAAAGGAAGGACTGAGTTATGCTTATCTTACCACCAACCTCCCGAAATGAACGGCGCCAGATGAAAAAAGTCGTTCAAAAAACCACAGATAAAAATTATGCCCGCCGGATCATGGGCATACTCTGGTTATGCCAAGGAGAGCCGGTCTCCCAAGTGGCCGATAAACTGTGTTGCGCTGAGTCTTCTGTCTGGCGCTGGATTAAGCGGTTTAGGGAGCTGGGATGGATGGGGTTACTCAGTTTACCGGCAGGCCGCCATACCCGATGGCATTTAACCCCACTTTGGCCTTTTCTGTCTTATCTATTGGAACATTCTCCCCAACAGTTCGGTTATCTCGGTTCCCGATGGAGCCTGGCCTTTTTTGTATTTTTAATCAAAAGGTTACTTAATATCACCCTTTCAATGAGCACGCTTTACCGTTATTTCCGTCAACAAGGGATTGTCTGGAGAAGAGCGGCCCCGACAGTCAAGTTACCCGATCCGGAATATGAAGAAAAAATGGCCCGCATTACCGAAGCGCTTTCCCGGGCGTCAGAGAAACATCCTGTTGTTTATGAAGATGAAGTGGATATTCACTTGAACCCGAAAATCGGGGCGGGCTGGTATTTTAAAGGCCAGCAAAAACGCATTAATACGCCGGGTAAAAATCAAAAATACTACGTTGCGGGTTGTCTTGATGTCCGGACCAACAAAATTGTTTTTACGGGTTACATGAAGAAAAGCGCTCAATTATTTATCAATACGTTAGAAGAATTAAAACGCCAATATCGTCACGCAGAAACGCTCACCGTGATTTTAGACAACTACATTATTCATAAAAGTAAGTCAGTAAAAGCGTGGTTACGACAGAATCCAAGCGTGACACTTTTATTCCTTCCGGTTTATTCGCCCTGGTTGAACAAAATAGAGCGGTTATGGCAATCGTTACATGAAACGGTTACCCGTAATCATGGTTGCCAATTTATGTGGCAACTGATTAAAAATGTGAAAATTTTTTTAAAAACGGCGTCAGGAAAAAAGACGTTGAAAGGAATCAGAAATATCAGAGTCTCAGCATTATGAAAAGGCATTTAGTTAATTATCATGCGCATTATAAGAGTGGTCGGGTTAATTATTCTATTTTTTATCGGAAATAATGTTTTTTCTGGTTAATTAATATCGCTTTTATCAGAAAATCGCCCTTTGTTATTTTTGAGGGCAGGATGTCCCTGACAGGATATGAACGATGCTTTTGAGTGACATCCGGCGAGCAAAAAAACAACACAATACCGCATTGAAATGAAGGGAAATGATTAATATTCAATAATATTATCTTGATTTCTTTGCGCTAATCGCTTTACATCTTTTATATTCATTGCATAGAAACCAATCTTAGAAAATACCATGAATTTACTGAAATCACTGGCAGCGGTCAGCTCAATGACGATGTTCTCCCGCGTTCTGGGCTTTATCCGTGATGCCATCATTGCCCGTATATTTGGGGCTGGCGTGACGACGGATGCCTTTTTCGTTGCCTTCAAATTACCTAACCTGTTGCGCCGCATTTTTGCTGAAGGCGCTTTTTCGCAAGCGTTTGTTCCTATTCTTGCTGAGTATAAAAATCAGCAAGGGGATGAAGCGACACGCACTTTTATTGCTTATGTGTCAGGCATGTTGACGCTGATTTTGGCGCTGGTCACCGTGATAGGCGTGATTGCTGCGCCTTGGGTCATTTATGTGACGGCGCCCGGTTTTACTGATACACCGGATAAGTTTGTTTTAACCCGTGATCTCCTCAGAATTACCTTCCCCTACATTTTTTTGATATCGCTGGCTTCCTTGGCGGGCGCTATTCTCAATACGTGGAATCGTTTTTCTGTGCCCGCCTTTGCACCCACCTTGCTGAATATCAGCATGATTTTTTTCTCGCTGTTTGTGGCGCCTTACTGTCACCCACCGGTGATGGCTTTGGGTTGGGCCGTGATTGCGGGGGGGATTCTGCAATTGGCTTATCAGCTTCCTCACCTGAAAAAGATCGGGATGCTGGTATTGCCGCGCGTTTCCTTCCGTGACAGCGGTGTATGGCCGGTTATTCGCCAGATGGGGCCGGCTATTTTGGGAGTTTCAGTCAGCCAGATTTCTTTGATTATTAACACTATTTTTGCCTCGTTTCTCGTTTCAGGCTCGGTTTCGTGGATGTATTACGCGGATCGTTTAATGGAATTGCCTTCGGGCGTGCTGGGCGTGGCGTTAGGCACAATCCTGCTGCCTTCACTGGCAAAAAGTTTTTCCAGTGGGGATCATGAAGAATACCGAAGGCTAATGGATTGGGGATTGCGCCTGTGCTTTTTGTTGGCACTGCCTTGCGCGGTGGCGCTGGGAATGTTGGCAGAACCGTTGACAGTGTCACTTTTTCAATACGGCAATTTTTCTGCCTTTGATGCAGCAATGACCCAACGGGCATTAATTGCCTATTGCTTTGGTTTGATGGGATTGATTGTGGTTAAAGTCCTTGCCCCCGGTTTTTATTCTCGTCAGGATATTAAAACCCCGGTAAAGATTGCGATTGCAACCCTGATTTTGACGCAGTTAATGAATCTGGTGTTTATCGGCTCCTTGAAACACGCCGGGCTGGCGCTTTCGATTGGGTTGGCGGCCTGCTTTAATGCCGGCATGCTGTATTGGCAATTACGTAAGCGGGACATTTTTAAACCCTTGGCCGGATGGGGTGCTTTCCTGTTGAAATTGGGAGTCGCAATAGCAGTGATGGTGGCGGCGTTATTGGCCATGTTATGGCTGATGCCGGCATGGGAGCAGGGCAATATGGCATTGCGCCTGCTACGATTAATGGGTGTTGTTATTGTGGGTGCCAGTAGTTATTTTGCGGCGTTGGCGTTAATGGGCTTCCGCTTGAAGGATTTCGCCCAGCGGGGTTTGCGGTAATATCTTTTTATTGAACAGCCGCCCAATAATGATTGGGCGGTGTTACCAGCTTTGTTTTTTGGCTTGCATCCTTACCATAAAATGTCAGGCTGCTGGTTCCTGTCAGAATGGCTCCCCCACAGGTTGTTTTATCTCCCACTCTCAAAAAATGCCCTATAGCCATATTCCTTGCTCCTTATACTGATAAAACATCTTATAAATACCATGATATACCAGATAAATTTAAGTATTCCAACGTGAATAATATGTATCCACAAAAATTGTGATTAACCTAATTTTTAAGTAAAATCAATTAATTACTTAAATAAAATAAAAAATAAATAGTTTGTTTTCTGTATTTTCACAGGAGGTTGAGAAAGAGAAACGTAAATAAAAATTTATCTATTTTTTAATCGGATGGCTAATTTTGTGTAAAGGCAAGAAGGAAGAGGAAAAAAACTGGCGTAAAAAATTTTTACGCCAGTTTGTGAAGAGAGTGATTACATCCGTTCTACCGTCTGGATACCCAATGTATCCAGACCTTGTTTCAGGGTTTTGGCGGTCAACAGTGCCAGTTTCAGGCGGCTTTGACGGAGTTCTTCGCTATCCGCACTCAGGATTGGGCAATGTTCGTAGAAACCCGAGAACAGGCCGGCCAGATCATAGAGGTAAGCACACAT
This genomic interval from Xenorhabdus doucetiae contains the following:
- a CDS encoding PAAR domain-containing protein, whose translation is MAIGHFLRVGDKTTCGGAILTGTSSLTFYGKDASQKTKLVTPPNHYWAAVQ
- the murJ gene encoding murein biosynthesis integral membrane protein MurJ is translated as MNLLKSLAAVSSMTMFSRVLGFIRDAIIARIFGAGVTTDAFFVAFKLPNLLRRIFAEGAFSQAFVPILAEYKNQQGDEATRTFIAYVSGMLTLILALVTVIGVIAAPWVIYVTAPGFTDTPDKFVLTRDLLRITFPYIFLISLASLAGAILNTWNRFSVPAFAPTLLNISMIFFSLFVAPYCHPPVMALGWAVIAGGILQLAYQLPHLKKIGMLVLPRVSFRDSGVWPVIRQMGPAILGVSVSQISLIINTIFASFLVSGSVSWMYYADRLMELPSGVLGVALGTILLPSLAKSFSSGDHEEYRRLMDWGLRLCFLLALPCAVALGMLAEPLTVSLFQYGNFSAFDAAMTQRALIAYCFGLMGLIVVKVLAPGFYSRQDIKTPVKIAIATLILTQLMNLVFIGSLKHAGLALSIGLAACFNAGMLYWQLRKRDIFKPLAGWGAFLLKLGVAIAVMVAALLAMLWLMPAWEQGNMALRLLRLMGVVIVGASSYFAALALMGFRLKDFAQRGLR
- a CDS encoding IS630 family transposase, whose translation is MLILPPTSRNERRQMKKVVQKTTDKNYARRIMGILWLCQGEPVSQVADKLCCAESSVWRWIKRFRELGWMGLLSLPAGRHTRWHLTPLWPFLSYLLEHSPQQFGYLGSRWSLAFFVFLIKRLLNITLSMSTLYRYFRQQGIVWRRAAPTVKLPDPEYEEKMARITEALSRASEKHPVVYEDEVDIHLNPKIGAGWYFKGQQKRINTPGKNQKYYVAGCLDVRTNKIVFTGYMKKSAQLFINTLEELKRQYRHAETLTVILDNYIIHKSKSVKAWLRQNPSVTLLFLPVYSPWLNKIERLWQSLHETVTRNHGCQFMWQLIKNVKIFLKTASGKKTLKGIRNIRVSAL